In Helianthus annuus cultivar XRQ/B chromosome 9, HanXRQr2.0-SUNRISE, whole genome shotgun sequence, the following are encoded in one genomic region:
- the LOC110877197 gene encoding disease resistance protein RPV1, with the protein MASTSASSIQKSFKYDVFLSFRGEDTRKNFVDHLYHALHQKGIITYKDGEKIEKGERIGDQLIESIEDSRFYIIVFSRNYASSSWCLDELVKIMECQKMTEHTAYPIFYDVEPTEVHKQSGLVGEAFEQVTRKRKRTLEDVNLEKENDVGRWKNALKEAADLAGMELKNTFNGHEAKFIQQIVQDISLKLHLIDLSVDRKLVGMETLVRGIISSLELDLNDVRMIGIKGIGGGGKTTLARAVFDHISIWFEGKSFVEDVREVSKGSLYGLKDLQKQILSSVLNDQNIVVAGVSDGKSMMKRMMPNRKFLVVLDDVDDIDQLEALAGEPCNAQLFS; encoded by the exons ATGGCATCTACTTCAGCTTCATCCATACAAAAGAGCTTCAAGTATGATGTCTTTTTGAGTTTTAGGGGTGAAGACACCCGCAAAAACTTTGTTGATCATCTTTATCATGCTCTTCACCAAAAGGGCATTATAACTTATAAGGATGGTGAAAAGATCGAGAAAGGGGAAAGAATCGGAGATCAGCTCATCGAGTCCATTGAAGACTCCAGATTTTACATCATTGTTTTCTCCAGGAACTATGCATCTTCATCATGGTGCTTAGACGAGCTCGTCAAGATTATGGAGTGCCAAAAGATGACCGAGCATACTGCTTACCCCATCTTCTATGATGTGGAACCCACAGAAGTCCACAAACAAAGTGGGTTAGTTGGCGAAGCCTTTGAACAGGTCACAAGGAAGAGGAAGAGGACGTTGGAAGATGTAAATCTG GAAAAGGAAAATGATGTTGGAAGATGGAAAAATGCTCTAAAAGAAGCAGCCGACCTCGCTGGGATGGAGTTGAAGAACACTTTCAACGG GCATGAAGCAAAATTTATCCAACAAATCGTTCAAGATATTTCACTAAAGCTACATCTCATTGACTTGAGCGTCGATAGGAAGTTAGTAGGCATGGAGACTCTGGTAAGGGGCATCATTTCATCTTTGGAGCTTGATTTAAATGATGTTCGGATGATAGGGATCAAGGGGATTGGAGGTGGTGGGAAGACGACTTTGGCGAGAGCTGTTTTTGATCATATATCCATCTGGTTTGAAGGTAAGAGCTTTGTTGAAGATGTGAGAGAAGTTTCAAAAGGCTCTTTGTATGGGTTGAAGGATTTGCAAAAGCAGATCCTTTCATCTGTGTTAAATGATCAAAACATTGTTGTAGCTGGTGTTTCTGACGGAAAAAGTatgatgaaaaggatgatgcCTAATAGAAAGTTTCTTGTAGTTCTAGATGATGTGGATGATATAGACCAGCTTGAAGCATTAGCAGGTGAGCCTTGTAACGCCCAGCTTTTTTCGTAA